Proteins co-encoded in one Methanobrevibacter gottschalkii DSM 11977 genomic window:
- a CDS encoding metal-dependent hydrolase family protein, with protein sequence MQTLIENVNIVNPGDDIKTHQNILIEDALIKEISQDKLSTKDNVKIIDGEDNYLLPGFIDCHTHIFAKGFHKEENMTNPLGIHFYNAVPHSLQTIDAGVTTIRDCGSADLSFKLAQQRKLFTAPKIHLSVTPLVITGGHFDLLLPSGWDMEIMYPGFPKGRCDGVEEVLKKTREVKRAGADFIKVMCSGGVLTTNNSPEFAQFNKKELKTIACEANANNMSVSAHCHSLKGMNNCIDVGFSSIEHGTFIDRKTACRMAENDVSLVPTLLVHQFLYKNGFPAWDNYAREKTAKLKEIVKVHKENIAAAYEEGVNILMGTDSGVIPHGHNLEELIHLTDIGMSESEAIASGTVNAAKFLGNDDLGKVRKNCIADLVLVNSNPFDDISILSDNDNILTVIQDGIVVK encoded by the coding sequence ATGCAAACTCTAATTGAAAATGTAAATATTGTTAATCCTGGTGATGATATAAAAACTCATCAGAATATCTTAATTGAAGATGCTCTGATTAAGGAAATCTCTCAGGATAAGCTATCCACTAAAGATAATGTTAAAATTATTGATGGTGAGGATAATTATTTACTTCCGGGCTTTATTGATTGTCATACTCATATTTTTGCAAAAGGGTTTCATAAAGAAGAAAACATGACTAATCCTTTAGGAATTCATTTTTATAATGCAGTTCCTCATTCTTTGCAAACTATTGATGCGGGTGTTACAACAATTAGAGATTGCGGATCTGCTGATTTAAGTTTTAAATTAGCTCAACAAAGAAAATTATTTACTGCTCCTAAAATTCATTTATCTGTTACTCCTCTTGTCATTACTGGAGGACATTTTGATTTACTTTTACCTTCTGGTTGGGATATGGAGATAATGTATCCTGGGTTTCCAAAAGGAAGGTGTGACGGTGTTGAAGAAGTTTTAAAAAAGACTCGTGAAGTAAAAAGAGCAGGTGCTGATTTTATTAAAGTAATGTGTAGTGGGGGAGTTTTAACAACTAACAATTCACCAGAATTCGCACAATTTAACAAGAAAGAATTGAAAACAATCGCATGTGAAGCTAATGCAAATAATATGAGTGTTTCTGCTCATTGTCATAGTTTAAAAGGAATGAATAATTGTATTGATGTTGGATTTTCATCAATTGAACATGGAACATTCATTGATAGGAAAACTGCTTGTCGAATGGCTGAAAATGATGTTAGTTTAGTCCCAACACTTTTAGTTCATCAATTTTTATATAAAAACGGTTTTCCGGCATGGGATAATTATGCTCGTGAAAAAACAGCAAAATTAAAAGAAATAGTTAAAGTCCACAAGGAAAATATTGCTGCTGCTTATGAAGAAGGGGTTAATATTTTAATGGGAACTGATAGTGGGGTTATTCCTCATGGTCATAATTTAGAAGAATTAATTCATTTAACTGATATTGGAATGAGTGAATCAGAAGCAATTGCCAGCGGAACTGTGAATGCAGCTAAATTTTTAGGCAATGATGACTTAGGCAAAGTTAGGAAAAATTGTATTGCGGATTTGGTTCTGGTCAATTCTAATCCTTTTGATGATATTTCTATTTTAAGCGATAATGATAATATATTAACTGTCATACAAGATGGAATTGTGGTTAAATGA
- a CDS encoding AIR synthase-related protein → MDIEGFVRARIDDYDYNDLTELLAVRIREYKKISEKNSVEMAKAVIDEVSTTLKLQECGDEFLKEIANVNKADVLMGEMGVGSRGAGDFFVHRKIAEIVASTNTASLINPSEQDDGGVVKAKANNDDVYITTAVDGIHSRLSEYPFLGGFHVTRATLRDVCVMGADPVAILSDVHLADDGDVAKIFDFTAGVAAVSELVDVPIVAGSTLRVGGDMVLGDRFVSAVGSVGVSNHPPTARKGATDGDVILLTEGSGGGTITTTALYNGFFDVVWDTMNVNFVQASHALFEADLVKDIHAMTDVTNGGLRGDAHEISNTTGVGLEFYEKEIRQMVAPNVLNMLETLNIDPLGVSTDSLMLIAPPEIVGDIKKVVGKYDVSISEIGEVNTSGEPILIKEDSSEEKLVPLFREAAYTKIKKLVGETTPEDFEEMKEKVQRASDAAIAKKEKVINHIRAN, encoded by the coding sequence ATGGATATTGAAGGATTTGTAAGAGCAAGAATTGATGATTATGATTATAATGATTTAACAGAGCTTTTAGCTGTAAGAATCAGGGAATATAAAAAAATTTCTGAAAAAAACTCTGTTGAAATGGCAAAAGCGGTAATTGATGAAGTTTCAACAACTCTTAAATTACAAGAGTGTGGTGATGAATTTTTAAAAGAAATAGCTAATGTTAACAAAGCCGATGTTTTAATGGGTGAAATGGGAGTAGGTTCTCGCGGAGCTGGGGATTTCTTTGTTCACAGAAAAATTGCAGAAATTGTCGCATCAACAAATACAGCATCACTTATAAATCCGTCCGAACAAGATGATGGTGGTGTTGTTAAAGCAAAAGCAAACAATGATGATGTTTATATTACAACTGCAGTAGATGGAATTCATTCACGTTTAAGCGAATATCCATTTTTAGGTGGTTTTCATGTAACCAGAGCAACCCTTAGGGATGTTTGTGTAATGGGTGCTGATCCCGTTGCAATTTTAAGTGATGTTCATTTGGCAGATGATGGTGATGTTGCTAAAATATTTGACTTTACTGCTGGTGTTGCTGCTGTATCTGAACTTGTTGATGTTCCAATTGTAGCTGGAAGTACATTGCGTGTTGGTGGAGACATGGTTTTGGGTGATAGGTTTGTTTCTGCTGTTGGAAGTGTTGGTGTTTCAAATCATCCTCCAACAGCAAGAAAAGGAGCAACTGACGGTGATGTAATTCTTTTAACAGAAGGCTCAGGTGGAGGAACAATAACAACAACAGCTTTATATAATGGTTTCTTTGATGTTGTGTGGGATACAATGAATGTAAACTTTGTTCAAGCATCCCATGCATTATTTGAAGCAGATCTTGTAAAAGACATTCATGCAATGACTGATGTAACAAATGGTGGTCTTAGGGGAGATGCTCATGAAATATCTAATACAACTGGTGTTGGTTTAGAATTTTATGAAAAAGAAATCAGACAAATGGTTGCTCCAAATGTATTAAACATGCTTGAAACATTAAATATTGACCCATTGGGAGTTTCAACTGATTCACTAATGTTGATTGCACCTCCTGAAATCGTTGGAGATATTAAAAAAGTGGTTGGAAAATATGATGTTTCAATATCTGAAATCGGTGAAGTTAATACTTCTGGAGAACCAATATTAATTAAAGAAGACTCTTCTGAAGAAAAACTTGTTCCGTTATTCAGAGAAGCTGCTTATACCAAAATTAAAAAATTAGTTGGTGAAACAACTCCTGAGGACTTTGAAGAAATGAAAGAAAAAGTTCAAAGAGCTTCTGATGCAGCTATTGCTAAAAAAGAAAAAGTGATCAATCACATTCGTGCAAATTAA
- the truD gene encoding tRNA pseudouridine(13) synthase TruD: MLNANTYVTAQEGIGGTIRNQYEDFYVEEIPEIIPDGEGPNVYVWIEKLGRTTLDVVLDIARDLHISRKRMGFAGMKDKKAITRQWICIANMDSEEQFKQVEALDIYKTDFLKTVRGRKKLRMGQLRGNKFRILVKDLKDIEKSADVANEVLDELQHTGVPNYFGWQRFGKPRTITHLVGEALVENDLEKAVGVYIGNPQEDESEKNQKARQAYDDGNLEEAFNLMGKGMRYEKMMLKELVKASKKGELTDKDYMNALHALPKPLQRMFVHAYQSYLFNEAVSKRVEMGINKYIEGDIIIDTEEHIVRDKTPEEFQELIDNFQASPTCPLYGTKVPFAEDAVGKMEEDILTNYNITKANFEVPKMPRLGSHGLRRSMRFKVWDASATATDEGVLCEFSIDKGSYATAVLREIMKKDVI, from the coding sequence ATGTTAAATGCTAATACTTATGTTACAGCTCAAGAAGGTATTGGGGGAACAATTAGAAACCAATATGAAGATTTTTACGTAGAAGAAATTCCTGAAATTATTCCCGATGGTGAAGGGCCCAATGTTTATGTATGGATTGAAAAATTAGGAAGAACTACATTGGATGTTGTTTTAGATATTGCTCGTGATTTGCATATCTCAAGAAAAAGAATGGGCTTTGCAGGAATGAAAGATAAAAAAGCTATCACTCGTCAATGGATTTGCATTGCAAATATGGATTCTGAAGAACAGTTTAAGCAAGTCGAAGCTTTAGATATTTACAAAACTGATTTTTTAAAAACCGTTCGTGGTCGTAAAAAACTTAGAATGGGTCAACTTCGAGGAAACAAATTCAGAATTCTAGTTAAAGATTTGAAGGATATTGAAAAAAGTGCTGATGTTGCAAACGAAGTTTTAGATGAACTTCAGCATACTGGTGTTCCAAATTACTTTGGTTGGCAAAGATTCGGGAAACCAAGAACAATTACTCATTTAGTTGGGGAAGCATTGGTTGAAAATGACCTTGAAAAAGCTGTTGGAGTTTATATTGGTAATCCTCAAGAGGATGAATCTGAGAAAAACCAAAAAGCAAGACAAGCATATGATGATGGAAATCTTGAAGAGGCATTTAATTTAATGGGTAAGGGGATGCGTTATGAAAAAATGATGCTAAAAGAATTAGTCAAGGCATCTAAAAAAGGAGAATTAACTGATAAAGATTATATGAATGCATTGCATGCACTTCCAAAACCACTTCAAAGAATGTTTGTCCATGCTTACCAATCTTATTTATTTAATGAAGCTGTAAGTAAAAGAGTAGAGATGGGAATTAACAAATATATTGAAGGAGATATTATAATTGACACAGAAGAACATATTGTTCGAGATAAAACTCCTGAAGAATTTCAAGAATTAATTGATAATTTCCAAGCAAGTCCAACTTGTCCCTTGTATGGTACAAAGGTTCCTTTTGCAGAAGATGCTGTTGGAAAAATGGAAGAAGATATTTTAACAAATTATAATATTACAAAAGCCAATTTTGAAGTTCCAAAAATGCCACGCTTAGGAAGTCATGGTCTTAGAAGATCAATGAGATTCAAAGTATGGGATGCTTCAGCTACTGCAACTGATGAGGGGGTTTTATGTGAATTCTCAATTGATAAAGGCTCTTATGCTACTGCTGTTTTAAGAGAAATAATGAAAAAAGATGTTATTTAA
- a CDS encoding heavy metal translocating P-type ATPase yields MAYLKRMDLPIEGMHCASCVLSVNKTFGKIEGVEEVDADLAANRLHITINPKKISYEEMERLVKNLGFELHSDEMTLRIQGMHCASCTMNVENFLIRVDGIFDVKADLTSQTAKIRYDSSKLDMNEVEKVIESLGFELLGIEGQTEIDEEAIYQQDLKDKLTRIIVGVVFTAILMILMFSGWDPLMGPIASLNQVTGLHISAMGLLSLIVSIGPFIYISLPILKAGWNGLSHKNLNMDVMYSMGIMVAYVSSIFGTFGIVLDHTFMFYDSAVMLPAFLMIGRYLEARAKKRTSDSIRELIGLQPTVAISIEVDENGEITSQKEVSIADIVLNDLLLVKPGEKIPVDGDVVGGESCVDESMINGEPIPKVKKDGEEVFAGTINQDGVLYIKAKKIGKETVLSNIIRLVEKAQSSRPPVQKFANTIVSYFIPVILTIAIVVFLIWYFVLGETLLFSLTCLISILVVACPCALGLATPTAVTVGVGRAAEFGILIKNGDTLENAGQLDVAAFDKTGTITEGKPEVDDIIAYATSEEDLIKLVASVEQNSTHPIAKAIVNKAKELNIELDQTTSFENVTGKGLKAEINSKEILAGNLALMESENVEVSSKLADKYYELEKLSKTIIFLAEDKTVKGILSLSDKIKENSRRTIEELHKMGVQTYMLTGDNESTALNVAREVGIDNVKASVLPENKLEIVKDAQSNHTKKVLFVGDGINDAPALTQADIGVAMGNGTDIAMESGDVVVMEGDLENVVAAIQFSKKVMRRIKENIFWAFAYNSILIPIAAGILYPAFGITFEPALAGLAMAMSSVTVISLSLMLKRYVPEIKRKSNI; encoded by the coding sequence ATGGCTTATCTCAAAAGAATGGATTTGCCAATTGAAGGAATGCATTGCGCTTCTTGTGTATTAAGTGTTAATAAAACTTTCGGAAAAATTGAAGGTGTAGAAGAAGTTGATGCTGATTTAGCGGCAAATAGGTTACATATTACAATAAATCCTAAAAAAATTTCTTATGAAGAAATGGAAAGATTAGTTAAAAATTTAGGTTTTGAACTTCACTCTGATGAAATGACTTTAAGAATTCAGGGTATGCATTGCGCATCGTGTACTATGAATGTCGAAAATTTTTTAATTAGAGTAGATGGTATTTTTGATGTTAAAGCTGATTTAACATCTCAGACTGCAAAAATAAGATATGATTCATCTAAACTGGATATGAATGAGGTTGAAAAAGTAATTGAATCCTTAGGTTTTGAACTTTTAGGTATTGAGGGTCAAACTGAAATTGATGAGGAAGCAATTTATCAACAGGATCTAAAAGATAAACTCACTAGAATTATCGTAGGCGTAGTATTTACTGCTATTTTGATGATTTTAATGTTTAGTGGATGGGATCCATTAATGGGGCCTATTGCTAGTTTAAATCAAGTCACTGGTCTTCATATTTCTGCAATGGGATTACTGTCATTAATTGTAAGTATCGGACCATTTATTTACATTTCATTACCAATTTTAAAAGCAGGATGGAATGGATTAAGCCATAAAAACTTGAACATGGATGTAATGTATTCAATGGGTATTATGGTTGCTTACGTTTCAAGTATTTTTGGAACATTTGGTATAGTATTGGATCACACTTTCATGTTTTATGATTCTGCGGTTATGCTTCCTGCATTTTTAATGATTGGAAGATACTTGGAAGCAAGGGCTAAAAAAAGAACTTCTGATTCAATTCGTGAATTGATTGGGCTTCAACCTACAGTTGCAATTTCAATTGAAGTCGATGAAAACGGAGAAATTACATCTCAAAAGGAAGTGTCTATTGCAGATATTGTATTAAATGATTTATTGCTTGTAAAACCTGGTGAAAAGATTCCTGTTGATGGTGATGTTGTTGGCGGAGAATCTTGTGTGGATGAATCAATGATTAATGGTGAACCAATTCCTAAAGTAAAAAAAGATGGTGAAGAGGTGTTTGCAGGCACTATTAATCAGGATGGAGTATTATATATTAAAGCTAAAAAAATTGGAAAAGAAACGGTACTTTCGAACATTATCCGTTTGGTTGAAAAAGCACAATCTTCAAGACCTCCAGTTCAAAAATTCGCAAATACTATTGTATCATACTTTATTCCAGTTATTTTAACAATAGCTATTGTTGTATTCTTAATCTGGTACTTTGTACTTGGAGAAACATTGCTATTCTCACTTACCTGCTTAATTTCCATTTTAGTTGTGGCATGTCCATGTGCATTAGGTCTTGCAACTCCAACTGCAGTTACTGTAGGTGTTGGAAGGGCTGCTGAATTCGGAATCTTAATTAAAAATGGTGATACATTAGAAAATGCAGGACAGCTTGATGTAGCAGCATTTGATAAAACTGGAACTATAACTGAAGGAAAACCTGAAGTGGATGATATTATTGCATATGCTACTTCTGAAGAAGATTTAATTAAACTTGTAGCAAGTGTTGAGCAAAATTCAACCCATCCAATTGCAAAAGCTATTGTTAATAAAGCAAAAGAGTTGAATATTGAATTAGATCAGACTACTAGTTTTGAAAATGTCACTGGTAAAGGTTTAAAAGCTGAAATCAATTCTAAAGAAATTCTTGCAGGTAATTTAGCTTTAATGGAATCAGAAAATGTTGAAGTTTCTTCAAAACTTGCTGATAAATATTATGAACTTGAGAAATTATCTAAAACAATTATTTTCCTTGCTGAAGATAAAACTGTTAAAGGTATTTTAAGTCTATCAGATAAGATCAAAGAAAATTCTAGAAGAACCATTGAAGAATTGCATAAAATGGGTGTTCAAACATATATGCTAACTGGAGATAACGAATCTACTGCATTAAATGTGGCTCGTGAAGTTGGTATTGATAATGTAAAAGCGAGTGTTCTTCCTGAAAATAAATTGGAGATTGTTAAAGATGCTCAATCAAATCACACTAAGAAAGTTTTATTTGTTGGAGATGGAATTAACGATGCTCCTGCACTTACACAAGCAGATATTGGTGTAGCTATGGGTAATGGTACTGATATTGCAATGGAAAGTGGAGATGTTGTTGTTATGGAAGGTGATTTGGAAAATGTTGTTGCAGCTATTCAATTCTCTAAAAAAGTAATGCGCAGAATTAAAGAAAATATATTCTGGGCATTTGCATATAATTCAATTTTAATCCCTATTGCAGCAGGAATTTTATATCCTGCATTTGGCATAACATTTGAACCTGCATTGGCAGGTCTTGCAATGGCAATGAGTTCTGTAACAGTCATATCTCTTTCATTAATGCTTAAAAGATATGTTCCAGAAATAAAAAGAAAAAGTAATATTTAA
- a CDS encoding DUF126 domain-containing protein, producing the protein MITCRNIAKGKGKGELIVSSEPISFLGGVDPETGIVIDPTHELKGECIKDKVLFIPGGKGSTVGSYVIFQMMKNNTAPNAIICLNAEPIIATGAIMSDIPMVDSPAQTKDLTNGTLVEVDGDNGTIEIL; encoded by the coding sequence ATGATTACATGTAGAAATATTGCAAAAGGAAAAGGAAAAGGTGAATTAATAGTCTCATCTGAACCAATTAGTTTTCTTGGTGGTGTTGATCCTGAAACTGGTATTGTAATTGATCCTACTCATGAATTAAAAGGAGAATGCATTAAAGATAAAGTTTTATTTATTCCTGGTGGAAAGGGTTCTACTGTTGGTTCTTATGTTATTTTCCAAATGATGAAAAATAATACTGCTCCAAATGCCATAATCTGTCTTAATGCAGAACCAATTATTGCAACAGGAGCTATCATGTCCGATATTCCAATGGTTGACTCACCAGCTCAAACTAAAGACTTAACAAATGGGACTTTAGTTGAAGTTGATGGGGATAATGGAACAATTGAAATTTTATAA
- a CDS encoding nitroreductase family protein encodes MKLIIDTELCTACKLCSQVCIRDNIYVDDFAVEMGDNCFECGHCMAVCKVGAVTLKSFIGHEDRIQEYNSHEIPVKYDDLLQLLKQRRSIRWFKNKKVDKKTFEKLFEGAYYSPSAQNEQDVEFVVLDEKLDEFMDVVYDIIKVDEDKFFRIKEFGDYLKDNSKKKFHPLLWEGKQLILTFSTDKNNAVIANTRLELLAYSLGLGGFYSLFILKADEINHDKLMEFFPDIDKNKHMYSTFIIGYPKKRFRRTIPHRDITATYY; translated from the coding sequence ATGAAATTAATTATTGATACTGAATTATGTACTGCCTGTAAATTATGCTCTCAAGTATGTATTCGTGATAATATCTATGTAGATGATTTTGCAGTTGAAATGGGTGATAATTGTTTTGAGTGTGGACATTGTATGGCAGTATGTAAAGTTGGTGCAGTAACTTTAAAAAGTTTCATAGGTCATGAAGATAGAATCCAAGAGTATAATTCTCATGAAATTCCTGTTAAATATGATGATCTGCTTCAACTTTTAAAACAAAGAAGATCTATTCGTTGGTTTAAAAATAAAAAAGTGGATAAAAAAACTTTTGAAAAATTATTTGAAGGGGCATATTATTCACCATCAGCTCAAAACGAACAAGATGTTGAATTTGTTGTTTTAGATGAAAAACTCGATGAATTTATGGATGTCGTTTATGATATTATTAAAGTTGATGAAGATAAATTTTTCAGAATTAAAGAATTCGGCGATTATTTAAAAGATAATTCCAAAAAGAAATTCCACCCATTGTTATGGGAAGGAAAACAACTCATTTTAACATTTTCAACAGATAAAAATAATGCAGTTATTGCAAATACTCGTCTAGAATTACTTGCTTATTCTTTAGGTCTTGGAGGATTTTATTCTCTTTTTATTCTTAAAGCTGATGAAATTAATCATGATAAATTAATGGAATTTTTTCCAGATATTGATAAAAATAAACATATGTATTCTACTTTTATAATTGGATATCCTAAAAAAAGATTCAGAAGAACAATTCCTCACAGGGATATCACTGCAACCTATTACTAA
- a CDS encoding methyltransferase family protein: protein MDEKHLPLFGVGPYLMGLIIIITFLSIAASIYKIIPVYNINKLNIFLITLGIISIIFAIVLWLLAILNSKLMKNIKNNNLVTTGVYSFVSHPIYACFLFISIGLILISQNILLFFLPFLFWAFLTISLIKTEEKWLFERYGDEYIKYSKKVNRFIPFKKIF, encoded by the coding sequence ATGGATGAAAAACATTTGCCGCTATTTGGTGTAGGTCCTTATTTAATGGGATTAATAATTATAATAACCTTTTTATCAATTGCAGCCTCAATTTACAAAATTATACCAGTATATAATATAAATAAACTAAATATCTTCCTTATTACATTGGGAATAATTTCAATCATTTTTGCTATAGTATTATGGTTATTGGCAATACTTAATTCAAAATTAATGAAGAATATTAAAAATAATAATCTAGTAACAACTGGAGTTTATTCTTTTGTATCTCATCCAATATACGCCTGTTTTCTTTTCATATCAATTGGATTAATTTTAATTTCACAAAATATATTATTATTCTTTTTACCATTTCTATTCTGGGCTTTTTTAACAATTAGTCTAATAAAAACAGAAGAAAAATGGTTATTTGAAAGATATGGGGATGAATACATAAAATATTCAAAGAAAGTTAATCGATTCATTCCATTTAAAAAAATATTTTAA
- a CDS encoding C-GCAxxG-C-C family protein — MMKLDKKILEEKIREYRDFKSCSESTLMGLCEAAEYPMSKAEMCKIACGFAGGIGGTFDEGTCGAVTGALIANGLVLDNPVKIKENAKEIFNSFKEKYGTVCCGKITNNGKDKSPCVDCCVFIANKVADLWDE; from the coding sequence ATGATGAAACTAGATAAAAAAATTTTAGAAGAAAAAATTAGAGAGTATAGGGATTTTAAAAGTTGTTCCGAATCAACATTAATGGGGCTTTGTGAAGCTGCAGAATATCCTATGAGTAAAGCAGAAATGTGTAAAATAGCATGCGGATTTGCAGGAGGAATAGGTGGAACATTTGATGAAGGGACATGCGGTGCTGTAACTGGTGCTTTAATAGCGAATGGATTAGTATTAGATAATCCTGTTAAAATCAAAGAAAATGCAAAAGAGATTTTTAATTCTTTTAAAGAAAAATATGGAACCGTTTGTTGTGGTAAAATAACCAACAATGGAAAAGATAAATCCCCATGTGTCGACTGCTGTGTATTTATTGCAAATAAAGTTGCTGATTTATGGGATGAATAG
- the cfbD gene encoding Ni-sirohydrochlorin a,c-diamide reductive cyclase catalytic subunit, with protein sequence MHPRPSPIAASLYTLRDMNVDVIVMHGPNGCCFRTGRLLESDGVRVLTTAMAENDFILGAGEKLEETLKKAYDMFKPELMGVVGTCASMIIGEDLKEAIANADLPCTVIPVESHGGSGEGDNTVGAIMVLEAAVECGVIPQGEADRQIEMLEKATEVEKTRGMAQGKYIKPNFGDSKENVAKLVVRAIKDGKKVAFVHNAKKETAYLFADIINFDYKDIRRDNKPIIVANLDGSTGLERIRCHAKNIKEELPMEIDFITGGLDEYPITADVAAEYLKNMDLDLIVVFGVPHAFPIEDFDVESVAITDGPRLVEPLRDLGYNHVVAELDAHSKTLGTDEIVFSDFGGMIRSAIGWLDE encoded by the coding sequence ATGCATCCAAGACCAAGTCCAATTGCAGCGTCTCTTTATACTTTAAGAGACATGAATGTTGATGTTATTGTTATGCACGGGCCAAATGGTTGTTGTTTTAGAACTGGAAGGTTATTAGAAAGTGATGGAGTAAGAGTCTTAACAACTGCAATGGCCGAAAACGATTTTATTTTAGGAGCTGGTGAAAAGTTAGAAGAAACTTTAAAAAAAGCTTATGACATGTTTAAACCAGAATTGATGGGTGTTGTAGGTACTTGTGCAAGTATGATTATTGGTGAAGATTTAAAAGAAGCTATTGCTAATGCTGATTTGCCGTGCACTGTAATACCTGTTGAGTCTCATGGGGGATCTGGTGAAGGTGACAATACTGTTGGTGCTATTATGGTTTTAGAAGCAGCAGTAGAATGTGGTGTTATACCTCAAGGTGAAGCGGATAGACAAATTGAAATGCTTGAAAAAGCAACTGAAGTTGAAAAAACCCGTGGAATGGCACAAGGAAAATACATTAAACCTAACTTTGGTGATTCAAAGGAAAATGTTGCTAAACTTGTAGTTCGCGCTATTAAAGATGGCAAAAAAGTAGCTTTTGTTCATAATGCTAAAAAAGAAACTGCATATCTGTTTGCAGATATTATTAATTTTGACTATAAAGATATTAGAAGAGATAATAAACCTATCATTGTAGCAAATCTTGATGGCAGCACTGGTCTTGAAAGAATTAGATGTCATGCAAAAAATATCAAAGAAGAATTGCCGATGGAAATTGATTTTATTACAGGGGGGCTTGATGAATATCCTATCACTGCTGATGTTGCAGCTGAATACTTAAAAAATATGGATTTGGATTTAATTGTTGTATTTGGTGTTCCACATGCTTTCCCAATTGAAGACTTTGATGTGGAGTCTGTTGCAATAACAGATGGGCCTCGTTTAGTTGAACCTTTAAGGGATTTAGGTTACAATCATGTTGTTGCTGAATTGGATGCTCATTCAAAAACTCTTGGAACTGATGAAATTGTATTTTCAGACTTTGGCGGTATGATTAGATCAGCTATTGGATGGTTAGATGAATGA
- the hisH gene encoding imidazole glycerol phosphate synthase subunit HisH — protein sequence MITIIDYKSGNLKSISNGFKKIGAEYKISDDKEVIANSDYLVLPGVGAFGSAMENLKPFRDVIHEHVSEDKPFLGICLGQQVLMSSSEEADGVKGLDLFKGHVELLSGDVKIPHMGWNKLKICNNSPILEGIDGEFFYFVHSYHVVPDDESIIAGVCEYGGKIVASLSQNNLFSTQFHPEKSGIAGLKILKNFTNLEL from the coding sequence ATGATTACGATTATTGATTATAAAAGTGGAAATTTAAAAAGTATTTCAAACGGATTTAAAAAAATAGGTGCAGAATACAAAATTAGTGATGATAAAGAGGTAATTGCTAATAGTGATTATCTTGTTTTGCCAGGTGTGGGTGCGTTTGGAAGTGCAATGGAAAATTTAAAACCATTTAGAGATGTAATTCATGAACATGTTTCAGAAGATAAACCATTTTTAGGAATTTGTCTTGGCCAACAGGTTTTAATGAGTTCAAGTGAAGAAGCAGATGGTGTTAAAGGATTGGACTTATTTAAAGGACATGTTGAACTGTTATCAGGGGATGTTAAAATACCTCATATGGGCTGGAATAAATTAAAAATATGTAATAATTCACCTATTTTAGAAGGAATAGATGGGGAATTTTTCTATTTTGTTCATTCATATCATGTTGTCCCTGATGATGAAAGCATTATTGCAGGAGTTTGTGAATATGGTGGGAAAATTGTAGCTAGCTTAAGCCAAAATAATTTATTTTCAACACAATTTCACCCTGAAAAAAGCGGTATAGCAGGACTTAAGATTTTAAAGAATTTTACTAATTTGGAGTTATAA